The following proteins are encoded in a genomic region of Gopherus flavomarginatus isolate rGopFla2 chromosome 14, rGopFla2.mat.asm, whole genome shotgun sequence:
- the LOC127034169 gene encoding uncharacterized protein LOC127034169, whose amino-acid sequence MPPCSKRAPAWSNGELLDLISVWVSLTTRLLLSSTVQRLQNLRKKPRKSKEDMLKAVMDHSARESKKLQDWRKKLQDWKEKESRIRQRNTVAKKKSTKQLISILARQADSIQSLVAMQAEHYRADPPPHPKALSLVPQCQLQTPFPSIQIRTTTSCPQHLYVHQPALRTTTLTLCTQRPSPCSIFILKCSSHCTALQTGHIQTCDCTVHHSTPLPF is encoded by the exons atgcctccatgctccaaacgagccccagcatggagcaatggcgagttgctggacctcatcagtgtttggg tgtccttgactactcgactgcTCCTATCATCAACTgttcagaggctacaaaacctcaggaagaagccgcgaaaaagcaaagaagacatgctgaaagcagttatggatcactccgccagagagagtaaaaaactgcaggactggaggaaaaaactgcaggactggaaggaaaaggaaagcaggatccgccagagaaacacagtggctaagaagaaaagcacaaagcagctgataagcatcctggcgcgccaagcggactccatccagtcactcgtagccatgcaggcagagcactaccgtgccgacccccctccccatcccaaagctctttcccttgtgccccaatgtcagctccaaacacccttccccagcatccagattcgtaccaccaccagctgcccccaacacctgtatgttcaccaaccagccctgagaactacgacccttactctctgcactcaacgcccatcaccatgcagtattttcatcctgaagtgcagcagtcattgcacagcactccagacaggacatattcaaacctgtgactgtacagttcaccactccacccccctgcccttttag